One window of Trichoderma breve strain T069 chromosome 3, whole genome shotgun sequence genomic DNA carries:
- a CDS encoding heterokaryon incompatibility protein (HET) domain-containing protein — protein sequence MAMISDDDAFQYTSSLRGRRIRLLFIQPPYSGDRSSLLQVNLVEEPLDATDFDALSYVWGKCSQKFRIRCNDKNIDIGQNLYEALIEARSRGVSRGLWADAICINQADEAEKNEQVQLMSSIYSAAAHTIIWLGAGLDDPWPMDDTYSNADFDCRARGVPTLRNGSDINPSWKALFHILNYPWFSRVWVIQELVLSSNPLIWRGSRTIDTHALIWMAYHVGSKRDIQTCFATIHGFGNFYASSIVHFFYNATDPRDRFFAIAGISAHLPTNFVDYSRTLEQVASQVGLITFMGGQDFPASIYFDVLADYPSIHLRIQHSQIPSWVPDFFSDQIRGVPLSRYYSTKVIRKQQIGFPNAELRLTIEEPDGSLKQSVSPRFPCLYHKVKEAHVRSIIFDKIKDIMPLTDLIKNEKSHQRELDRYSTESLYQQFDGAYQLSRRVISFIDKARLLAEPELRNCSVMSGQTFDAFWRTLLYNRKQFASDNEIEPDNGIGISFGYWYLMLKLISTIPSKQDPWSSSLHSMALRPLAHPFKSIFDQIYSNRRFFVSKNGKIGWAPPYARSGDSLVVFQGSRIPLAARLVGENVWECVGGCYVHGCMDGEIWKATKSDWDFLKFI from the exons ATGGCTATGATATCTGATGACGACGCATTTCAGTATACTTCTTCCCTCAGAGGCAGGCGAATTCGTCTACTCTTCATTCAACCACCTTACTCAGGTGATCGCTCTTCCCTCTTACAAGTGAATCTTGTAGAAGAGCCTCTTGACGCAACTGATTTCGATGCGCTGTCTTATGTGTGGGGGAAATGTTCTCAGAAATTTCGAATAAGATGCAACGACAAAAATATCGATATCGGTCAAAATCTATACGAGGCACTGATCGAAGCTCGTAGTCGAGGTGTCTCTCGTGGACTCTGGGCAGATGCGATCTGCATTAATCAGGCtgatgaggctgagaagaatgAACAAGTTCAACTTATGAGCAGTATATACAGCGCCGCAGCTCACACAATTATTTGGCTTGGTGCCGGGCT TGATGATCCATGGCCAATGGACGACACTTACAGTAATGCTGATTTCGATTGTAGAGCCCGAGGTGTTCCTACTCTTCGTAACGGCTCGGACATTAATCCTTCGTGGAAGGCCCTCTTTCATATTCTCAATTATCCCTGGTTCAGTCGCGTATGGGTTATACAGGAACTTGTTTTGTCGTCCAATCCCTTGATATGGAGAGGTAGCAGGACCATCGATACTCACGCTCTCATTTGGATGGCTTATCATGTTGGTTCAAAGCGGGATATCCAAACGTGCTTCGCCACCATACATGGCTTCGGTAATTTTTATGCCTCGAGTATCGTCCATTTTTTCTACAAC GCAACAGATCCCCGCGATCGGTTTTTTGCAATTGCTGGCATTTCAGCTCACCTTCCAACCAACTTTGTAGATTACTCTAGAACACTAGAGCAGGTAGCATCTCAAGTTGgtttaattacttttatgGGTGGCCAGGACTTCCCCGCTTCTATATATTTCGACGTATTGGCCGATTACCCTTCCATACATCTCCGTATTCAACATAGTCAAATACCCTCTTGGGTTCCCGACTTCTTTTCGGATCAGATTAGGGGAGTTCCTCTCAGTCGTTATTATTCCACAAAGGTAATTCGGAAACAGCAGATTGGGTTTCCGAACGCCGAATTGCGACTTACCATCGAAGAACCCGATGGATCATTAAAGCAGTCGGTATCTCCCAGATTCCCGTGCCTTTATCACAAG GTCAAAGAAGCACATGTTAGATCCATTATATTTGACAAAATCAAAGATATAATGCCCCTGACCGATTTGATAAAGAATGAGAAGTCTCACCAGAGAGAACTTGATAGATACTCTACCGAATCCCTTTACCAACAATTCGACGGCGCGTACCAGCTTTCAAGAAGAGTCATCTCCTTCATTGATAAAGCACGACTGCTTGCTGAACCAGAGCTCCGCAACTGCAGCGTAATGTCTGGACAAACGTTTGATGCATTTTGGCGCACTCTACTCTACAACAGGAAACAATTTGCCTCAGATAATGAGATAGAGCCCGACAACGGTATAGGCATATCGTTTGGATACTGGTATTTGATGCTCAAGCTGATCTCCACGATACCATCAAAGCAAGATCCGTGGTCATCCTCATTGCATTCTATGGCTTTGCGGCCTTTGGCGCATCCGTTCAAGAGCATCTTCGACCAAATTTACAGTAATCGCCGATTTTTCGTGTCAAAGAATGGTAAAATTGGTTGGGCTCCGCCCTATGCTCGTTCTGGTGATTCCTTGGTCGTGTTTCAGGGCAGTCGTATTCCTTTAGCTGCTAGACTTGTGGGCGAGAACGTCTGGGAATGCGTTGGTGGTTGTTATGTGCATGGCTGTATGGACGGAGAAATTTGGAAAGCCACGAAATCGGACTGGgactttttaaaatttatataa
- a CDS encoding subtilase family domain-containing protein, translated as MADSDSDSDDSVNYDNENEQGVGSYVYSKDVKSFEEQYKAAVKAIKTTNDREIDVDEFLSAHGAIAGQSAGHGSENLLHAIVDMIKRDDMKSEHVRCLVQRLVEYYPKLLLHQNNDGYNPLHMAIRDSAKNTDATRPSARQNLEITLLQTAQGGRTTLHAAFSGNLNLSTARMLIENASDDALEAQDDKNNTPMHYAASFKQCTDAGAEIIALLIARDLEALRRKNSSEATFLDLANAEGRSVYEELQFSRQNEIRRQRARKKQRAPNQIPDQSVNSKAQISVQVSAREAAPSLEYSSKEAKLDDRERERQQKKKEEAERLKAEAEALARKSRIDFVKGQGTTGRDASRNSQSQTNDIESQILTVPSTLDDGRKTMKSVESLANMSIKRKDTGRLDGKLEQGGLAAEAPPVASKPNIQGDFNVKRKVSKEILLKLKLHYMRTRTSEMVLSFLYGANMNDVQISFDYDRLPAKVVWNEFEKQFGRDNKSGFKFDRVLQYVTFPQVEVTVKGRLMDRQMGADKGQQEHLGRKDMVHFFNWLYEKGVRHIIRVTVNDSGDPGEKIHTDQSIQQCLERFVVESLDWQKTDLDPETILRNVELLPDRQLRELRLRWSGNNAVLRAWSEPEGLAMLPRLERVHLLTPPAGKMFDDPQWIKLKVEEFRLRLNKNFRRARDEDPKVGQEDSFQATNEIEVLLEAIDMDGSSKLTARGVSNFTTSTSVQGLNSHRWLNSTSRFAGEMRSFWNNTVEQWNNIHNKLPRPEDDFESDVVVALIDDGVDRLDNTLSGQILEGKSFDYHDGQVRPPFSSARGHGTVMASMILRVCPMAKIYPIRLKTYDVSGGKSQIDRKYAAKAIEAALAKNATIISMSWTLPKSSAENETKDELHEILEVAVKRKVIMFCSSPDAGKFTELDYPSGPWRSRFFRIGAARADGTVFEWTPEDGISFVLPGVDVVKEQAGRTSSETQSFGVTSRVADFKYETGSSVATALAAGLAAMIIYCVKASIMALRIANQNMDSVIGIAITNGDLKRISEHDAMKQAFSTLGNVTASRFIQVWEKLDAISDKLEVAQSKVLMDDEKRELTQSFVNFASMLLNGKQSDVNMGEYNGLGM; from the exons ATGGCGGATTCGGATTCTGACTCTGACGACTCAGTCAACTATGACAATGAAAATGAACAAGGTGTGGGCAGTTATGTCTACAGCAAAGATGTCAAAAGTTTCGAGGAACAATACAAGGCAGCAGTCAAGGCAATAAAAACAACAAACGACAGAGAAATCGACGTTGATGAGTTTCTTTCTGCACACGGCGCCATTGCTGGCCAGTCCGCTGGCCATGGCTCAGAAAATCTATTGCACGCTATAGTAGATATGATCAAACGCGACGACATGAAATCAGAACATGTGAGATGTCTTGTTCAGCGACTAGTCGAGTATTATCCGAAGCTTCTGCTACATCAAAACAACGACGGATACAACCCATTACATATGGCAATTAGAGACTCCGC caagaaTACAGATGCAACTAGACCGTCTGCTAGGCAAAACCTTGAAATAACGCTCCTACAGACCGCGCAGGGCGGAAGAACAACTCTTCATGCTGCTTTCTCAGGCAACTTGAACCTCAGCACGGCTAGAATGTTGATAGAGAATGCTAGCGACGACGCTTTGGAAGCTCAAGACGATAAAAATAATACGCCGATGCACTACGCGGCATCGTTCAAGCAATGCACTGACGCTGGCGCTGAAATCATAGCTCTGCTTATTGCCCGAGACTTGGAGGCTCTTCGCCGAAAAAATTCATCCGAGGCAACCTTTCTCGACTTAGCAAACGCCGAGGGACGCTCCGTTTATGAGGAACTTCAATTTTCAAGACAAAACGAAATTAGGCGACAACgagcgaggaagaagcagcgcgCTCCGAATCAAATACCTGATCAATCAGTCA ACAGCAAAGCGCAAATCAGCGTGCAAGTCAGCgcaagagaagctgcacCCTCGTTGGAATATAGTAGTAAAGAGGCAAAATTAGACGACCGCGAAAGGGAGagacagcaaaaaaagaaagaggaggctgagaggtTAAaagcagaggcagaagcGCTCGCACGAAAGAGCCGTATTGACTTCGTAAAAGGCCAAGGAACTACTGGCCGTGACGCCAGTAGGAACTCTCAGTCTCAGACGAACGATATAGAGAGTCAAATTCTTACAGTGCCATCCACTTTGGATGatgggaggaagacgatgaagtcAGTCGAGTCGTTAGCTAATATGTCtatcaaaagaaaagacacGGGTCGATTGGATGGCAAGCTAGAACAAGGTGGTCTTGCCGCTGAAGCTCCTCCTGTTGCCAGTAAACCCAATATTCAAGGCGACTTCAATGTTAAGCGAAAGGTCTCCAAGGAGATTCTGCTAAAATTGAAGTTACATTACATGAGAACTAGAACCTCCGAGATGGTCCTTAGTTTCCTTTATGGAGCGAATATGAACG ATGTCCAAATCAGCTTTGATTACGATCGTTTGCCAGCCAAGGTTGTGTGGAACGAGTTTGAGAAGCAGTTTGGCAGAGACAACAAATCTGGGTTCAAATTTGATAGAGTTTTACAATACGTAACTTTTCCCCAAGTTGAAGTCACCGTCAAGGGTCGTCTTATGGACCGGCAGATGGGAGCAGACAAAGGTCAACAGGAGCATCTTGGCCGTAAAGACATGGTGCACTTCTTTAACTGGCTTTATGAGAAGGGGGTTCGTCACATCATTAGAGTAACCGTCAATGACTCTGGCGACCCAGGAGAAAAGATTCATACAGACCAGTCAATTCAACAATGCCTTGAGCGCTTTGTTGTGGAATCACTTGACTGGCAAAAGACAGACTTGGACCCAGAGACAATCCTCAGA AATGTGGAGCTTCTCCCTGATAGGCAATTGAGAGAGCTACGACTCAGATGGAGTGGGAATAATGCTGTACTTCGGGCATGGAGCGAGCCAGAAGGCTTGGCAATGCTGCCTCGATTGGAAAGAGTCCATCTTCTGACTCCGCCGGCTGGCAAA ATGTTTGATGATCCTCAGTGGATTAAACTAAAGGTCGAAGAGTTTCGACTGAGACTCAACAAGAACTTTAGAAGAGCTCGAGATGAAGATCCAAAAGTGGGACAAGAGGATTCTTTTCAGGCAACCAACGAAATAGAAGTATTACTTGAAGCCATAGATATGGATGGTAGCTCCAAGCTCACGGCTCGAGGTGTTTCGAATTTCACAACATCCACTTCTGTTCAGGGCCTCAACTCACATCGATGGTTGAACTCTACATCCAGATTTGCCGGCGAAATGAGGTCCTTCTGGAATAATACAGTAGAACAATGGAATAACATTCATAACAAGCTACCACGACCCGAGGATGACTTTGAAAGCGAcgttgttgttgctttgaTCGACGACGGCGTCGATAGGTTGGATAATACCCTATCTGGCCAAATTCTAGAAGGGAAAAGTTTCGATTATCATGATGGTCAGGTACGGCCGCCATTTTCCTCGGCGAGAGGCCATGGGACGGTCATGGCCAGTATGATCCTGCGTGTATGCCCTATGGCCAAGATTTATCCTATACGACTCAAGACGTATGATGTTAGTGGAGGCAAAAGTCAAATTGACCGAAAATACGCAGCGAAG GCAATCGAAGCAGCGCTCGCAAAAAATGCGACTATTATTTCTATGTCATGGACGCTGCCGAAATCATCGGCAGAGAATGAAACTAAAGATGAGC TTCACGAGATTCTAGAGGTGGCAGTCAAACGAAAAGTCATCATGTTCTGCTCGTCGCCCGATGCAGGGAAGTTCACCGAACTCGACTATCCAAGCGGCCCATGGCGTAGCCGTTTCTTTCGTATCGGCGCCGCTCGTGCTGATGGCACCGTTTTTGAATGGACACCCGAGGACGGAATTTCCTTTGTCCTCCCCGGCGTCGACGTCGTCAAAGAGCAGGCGGGGAGGACCTCGTCAGAGACGCAGTCATTTGGCGTGACAAGTCGTGTGGCCGACTTCAAGTACGAGACTGGTTCGAGTGTGGCTACGGCTCTGGCCGCCGGTTTGGCCGCCATGATTATTTACTGCGTCAAGGCCAGCATCATGGCCCTCAGGATTGCCAATCAGAACATGGATTCTGTGATAGGCATTGCGATTACGAATGGCGATTTGAAGAGGATTTCTGAGCACGATGCCATGAAACAGGCCTTTTCCACCCTAGGCAACGTAACGGCTAGCAGATTTATTCAGGTCTGGGAGAAGCTAGATGCCATCAGCGATAAACTGGAGGTTGCACAGTCCAAGGTACTcatggatgatgaaaaaaGGGAACTCACACAGTCGTTTGTAAACTTTGCATCGATGCTACTCAACGGTAAGCAATCAGATGTGAATATGGGAGAATATAATGGGCTCGGCATGTAG
- a CDS encoding ankyrin repeats (3 copies) domain-containing protein, with amino-acid sequence MTEEAPSSGEDPGLIMEPNLAPSIQEVSQELEADSERLRNEDQADAMDAISVETTTDQIFNPPTEPQSELEQRKLGLSIIRNLGWSGSNYDDYDVITVHGIRDDYTTAWIDREGSWWIKNKLFHDLSARQIDYSYEIHENSDLYETDGLRLHAERLVTAYANVRRELEDTERDRPIIWVCHDLGGTIVKEALSMALARPDKFGRIAMLTTTIVFLGSPHQFHSFGDLEDQLLALILLQGPAIRTQLLKKVKMLANQVERANQTFLSTKLFYRVTIFNIFTHNTHDVKNQRSFKNKAAHTSSMKNNQEVLDIPTPITPFADFGYGIGYPIESAGRFVLDKVHHLDMVRGDGPDESWVTRILSMFNIGGCPIKLHHRILTLQACLLSLAPPTRQFDVSYDPMMPKDATVCWIVEQKLFAELNKTYRRPEIIHLHADGSPHIDIRDISRRLYATYDDSRVITSNGTRTPIKSVIYFEFDQWDSRYNNISSMLLYFINVMSWRFWPYNPWLEDLETPVRDTKYWSLETIWHFFIVPLFAPATFKLTFFIGCFDQCPEEERKWFLQRILLFQSYTEQSVSFILSTSGKDGLATESLSEDRRINMHRCPALNQPTINNTPTDELRSGLFDLISRRPVYEIVQLQLEALLEQCSDMPYLGFIILRWLSNYRRGTSKSEIVHLVRQLSPVTVENTVRVFVSSLRNEDQSIMKDIYNWIKYAAEPWTPESLSEALTVHQQLSKEITVEEEPSIDDVHPEDLVLRIEQVFGGIIVILNRDIKFSHTSFYNVCIDGTTQKDDEERGRINGEIATACLRYFQLKGTQEKLMLYPGILDGGPWTSLLDATAIAHQRDSMAEYAVRFWPQHYNSSGKFKPKNLVHHLFSVRAARAAWEVPFFFFSNPLTRINRSYVSSLPIFARLGFEDLIDEYLECNKNEHGFFEDCWYAVTEASRVGYKTIVQRLLEQLPVDESELKNSLFWAAAYGRDGVADILLEHIPNLSTFQWPEHISYQAAAAGLDNILAALIQAGHNMNEPGPLWSSPPVLAAAWWNQTSTVEFLVDSDAKIDLSICADDGDNALMVASQVGEPHMVDTLLRGGANVHYKNTRGVGPVYKATAHGKYKALKCLLAANAEFENDLEDDAIDIYIRLPLLDAVSDGNLECTRLLLDESIARQNAQTSTAPEDVPLGISSSSHTHITCMLLENGPIPPNNTPSTKQLLLEAIESDNIHLVSLLIEHGASVDAFETPLTLASKNCSIEIVSLLLKNGADINEMTKDGWTESPLFRAIEANNVEVAMLLLKKDANLNWRTDLGWGILNSAYKTPEVIPELLQKDLDRDHQCIYGSVLHMAARWGYPKTMKVLLESDPKPSLDLVYGVADIFSESVGPEYIIEDELGLTALLIACQNYEPECVELLLKAGADPYFRGKDDIEAIDILMRVGDLEKAERCLRMFLSGPYKRSAAQKLDKQGNTLLHKIEKKTLISVLQLLVKAGVPVDSKNRDGYTPLAVAVHRGNEAAAKYLIECGASRASSILHSACIQGSLNLVKLLIQEGADPEATEPENGRSLLYTALHIDDEAARIQMVRYLVDKVKVPLDQPGGQFKYPIIRAAHRARGPESAGFKALKLLIRRKARLDVADDQGRRAVHVAAACLCKDGLSALVRAGADINVRDKLGRLPIHFAASVCFEDNLEYLLGRFEDIDVNATDDDNWTPLIWASRTGSVYSAAQLRERGADVWVRGRRRVEDSKPEDTWSALKMARFSDRSSRWYEHLAPKESTRTNSGGGTEEWNDSLHRSLPGDLKEIFCESCLTEIRGIRWECQQCAGQISFCFKCFGRRDDIHDTGHSFEEIGPLYKQTVLAQRRDSVVDPGDLETDLNLADGSRLREEMEAVVDGELDAIAPGNEASSDIDLDYHSEDTDSSSEF; translated from the exons ATGACAGAAGAGGCGCCTAGTTCAGGCGAAGATCCAGGTTTAATTATGGAACCAAACTTGGCACCTTCCATACAAGAAGTGTCTCAAGAGTTGGAAGCCGACTCTGAAAGGCTGAGAAATGAAGATCAAGCCGACGCCATGGATGCTATAAGTGTAGAGACAACAACAGATCAGATCTTCAACCCACCGACGGAGCCACAATCCGAGTTGGAGCAACGGAAGCTTGGACTGAGCATTATCCGAAACCTCGGCTGGTCTGGTTCCAATTATGATGATTATGA CGTTATCACGGTTCATGGCATACGCGATGATTATACAACTGCCTGGATAGACAGAGAAGGCTCATGGTGGATAAAAAACAAACTATTCCATGATCTGTCGGCTAGGCAAATTGATTATTCATATGAGATTCATGAAAATTCAGATTTATACGAAACTGATGGCCTGCGACTGCATGCCGAACGGCTTGTGACGGCATACGCGAACGTTCGTAGGGAGCTCGAAGAT ACTGAAAGGGATCGCCCCATAATCTGGGTCTGCCACGATCTTGGCGGTACAATCGTGAAAGAA GCTCTTTCCATGGCGTTGGCCCGTCCTGATAAGTTTGGAAGAATAGCAATGTTGACCACAACCATT GTGTTTCTCGGCTCTCCTCATCAGTTCCATTCCTTTGGGGACCTTGAGGACCAACTCCTTGCACTTATTCTGCTTCAAGGCCCTGCTATCAGGACTCAGTTACTTAAAAAGGTCAAGATGCTTGCTAATCAGGTAGAAAGAGCTAACCAGACATTTCTAAGCACCAAATTATTCTATCGGGTTACGATTTTCAACATCTTCACTCATAATACCCACGACGTAAAGAACCAACGATCATTTAAGAACAAAGCGGCCCATACAAGCAGCATGAAGAATAATCAAGAGGTTTTGGACATACCTACGCCGATTACTCCATTCGCCGACTTTGGATACGGTATTGGATACCCCATTGAATCAGCGGGCAGATTTGTTCTAGATAAAGTGCATCATTTAGACATGGTCAGGGGAGACGGACCAGACGAAAGCTGGGTTACACGAATCCTCAGTATGTTCAACATAGGAGGTTGCC CCATCAAACTCCATCATCGGATTCTTACGCTACAAGCATGCCTCCTATCACTTGCTCCTCCGACACGGCAATTCGATGTGTCATATGATCCAATGATGCCTAAAGATGCAACAGTGTGCTGGATCGTCGAACAAAAGTTGTTTGCAGAGCTCAACAAGACATACAGACGCCCTGAGATAATCCATTTGCATGCAGATGGGAGCCCTCATATTGATATTCGTGATATCTCTCGACGTCTTTACGCTACTTATGATGACTCTCGAGTCATCACTAGTAATGGGACTCGGACACCTATTAAAAGTGTCATTTACTTTGAGTTCGATCAGTGGGATTCTAGATACAACAACATTTCGTCCatgctattatattttatCAACGTTATGTCCTGGCGCTTCTGGCCGTATAACCCTTGGTTAGAGGACTTGGAAACCCCCGTAAGAGACACCAAATACTGGTCGTTGGAGACCATCTGGCATTTTTTCATTGTTCCTCTTTTTGCCCCCGCGACCTTTAAGCTCACGTTCTTCATTGGTTGCTTTGATCAATGCCCTGAAGAGGAGCGCAAGTGGTTTTTGCAACGCATCTTGCTCTTTCAAAGTTATACCGAGCAGAGCGTTAGCTTCATCCTATCTACCTCTGGGAAAGATGGTTTAGCGACCGAATCGTTATCCGAAGACAGGCGCATCAATATGCATAGATGCCCAGCACTCAACCAGCCAACCATCAATAACACGCCGACTGATGAACTTCGGTCTGGTCTATTTGATCTTATATCAAGGCGTCCCGTTTATGAAATCGTCCAGTTGCAGCTAGAGGCGCTACTTGAACAGTGCAGCGATATGCCATATCTTGGGTTCATTATCCTAAGATGGCTTAGCAATTACCGTCGTGGAACTTCAAAATCTGAGATTGTCCATCTTGTAAGGCAACTTTCGCCTGTCACTGTGGAAAATACAGTGAGAGTCTTTGTTTCCTCGTTAAGAAATGAAGATCAGTCAATAATGaaagatatatataactGGATCAAATACGCAGCGGAACCATGGACGCCAGAGTCATTAAGCGAGGCGCTTACCGTCCATCAGCAACTATCTAAAGAAATAacagttgaagaagaaccaTCTATTGATGATGTTCATCCTGAAGATCTCGTTCTCCGTATTGAACAAGTATTTGGTGgaatcatcgtcatcttgaaCCGCGATATCAAGTTCAGCCACACGTCATTCTACAATGTTTGCATTGACGGAACGACACaaaaagacgatgaagagagaggcagaATAAATGGCGAGATTGCCACGGCTTGTTTACGATATTTTCAACTCAAAGGCACACAGGAGAAGTTAATGCTCTACCCTGGAATCCTCGATGGTGGTCCATGGACCTCCTTGCTTGATGCAACCGCCATTGCTCACCAGCGAGACAGCATGGCTGAATATGCGGTGCGGTTTTGGCCCCAGCATTATAATTCCAGTGGCAAATTCAAGCCCAAAAATTTAGTACATCACCTGTTTTCCGTTCGCGCAGCTCGAGCCGCCTGGGAGgtgcctttctttttcttctccaatcCACTCACCCGGATCAACAGAAGCTACGTCTCGTCGCTACCAATATTCGCTCGGCTAGGCTTTGAAGATCTAATTGATGAGTATTTGGAATGCAACAAGAACGAACATGGGTTCTTCGAGGACTGTTGGTATGCTGTCACAGAGGCATCGAGGGTGGGATATAAAACTATCGTTCAGCGATTGCTTGAACAGCTTCCTGTGGATGAAAGCGAGCTCAAAAATTCCTTATTTTGGGCTGCAGCTTACGGGAGAGATGGCGTGGCAGACATTCTCCTTGAGCATATACCAAATCTCAGTACTTTCCAGTGGCCAGAACATATCTCGTATCAAGCGGCTGCAGCTGGATTAGACAATATTCTCGCAGCTCTCATACAAGCCGGCCATAACATGAACGAACCTGGTCCTTTGTGGAGTTCACCCCCAGTATTAGCGGCAGCGTGGTGGAATCAAACTTCCACTGTGGAGTTTCTGGTAGATTCTGATGCCAAGATCGACCTCTCAATATGCGCTGATGACGGCGACAACGCACTAATGGTTGCCTCACAGGTAGGAGAGCCGCACATGGTCGATACACTTCTTCGAGGAGGTGCGAACGTTCACTACAAAAATACAAGAGGCGTCGGACCAGTCTACAAAGCCACTGCTCATGGTAAATATAAGGCGCTGAAGTGCCTTTTGGCGGCCAATGCGGAGTTTGAGAACGACCTGGAGGATGATGCGATAGACATCTACATACGACTGCCCTTGCTTGACGCAGTAAGTGATGGCAATCTAGAATGCACTcgtttgctgctggatgaaAGCATTGCCCGTCAAAATGCTCAAACCAGCACAGCCCCAGAAGATGTGCCTCTCGGTATTAGTTCGAGCAGTCACACACATATTACGTGCATGCTGCTTGAGAATGGTCCAATTCCGCCAAACAATACTCCTAGCACTAAgcagctccttcttgaggcTATTGAATCGGACAATATCCACCTTGTTTCGCTGCTGATAGAACATGGTGCTTCTGTCGATGCTTTTGAAACACCCTTGACATTGGCGTCTAAAAACTGCAGCATTGAAATAGTGAGCTTGCTCCTTAAGAACGGGGCCGACATCAATGAGATGACGAAAGACGGATGGACAGAATCACCTTTATTTCGTGCCATCGAAGCAAACAACGTAGAGGTTGcaatgttgttgttgaagaaagaTGCCAATCTGAATTGGAGGACAGATTTAGGGTGGGGTATTCTCAACAGCGCCTACAAGACTCCAGAGGTGATTCCCGAGCTACTCCAAAAAGACCTTGATCGTGATCATCAGTGTATTTATGGAAGTGTTCTCCATATGGCTGCACGTTGGGGCTACCCAAAGACGATGAAAGTCTTGCTGGAATCGGATCCTAAGCCTAGCCTGGACCTCGTATACGGGGTCGCTGATATCTTTTCGGAAAGCGTGGGCCCAGAATACATTATTGAAGATGAGCTTGGTCTCACGGCTTTGTTAATCGCTTGTCAGAATTATGAGCCCGAGTGTGTGGAGCTCTTGTTGAAGGCCGGTGCGGATCCTTACTTCCGTGGTAAAGATGATATCGAGGCTATCGATATACTCATGCGGGTGGGGGATCTCGAAAAAGCTGAACGATGTCTCCGAATGTTCCTATCTGGACCTTATAAAAGATCGGCAGCGCAAAAGTTGGATAAACAAGGAAATACACTATTGCATAAgattgaaaagaagacgcTCATATCTGTGCTACAGCTTCTGGTCAAAGCCGGGGTGCCAGTGGACAGTAAGAATCGGGATGGATATACTCCCTTGGCCGTCGCCGTCCATAGGGGTAACGAAGCAGCGGCTAAGTACCTCATCGAGTGCGGAGCCTCTCGTGCGAGCAGTATCTTGCATTCAGCTTGTATACAAGGTTCCTTGAACCTTGTCAAACTGCTTATACAGGAGGGTGCTGATCCCGAGGCTACAGAGCCGGAAAATGGCAGGTCACTTCTCTACACGGCACTCCATATAGATGACGAGGCGGCACGCATCCAGATGGTGCGTTATCTCGTTGATAAAGTCAAGGTTCCGCTTGACCAACCAGGTGGACAATTCAAGTACCCTATCATCCGAGCCGCTCATAGGGCACGTGGACCCGAAAGTGCCGGATTCAAGGCGCTCAAATTGCTCATCCGGCGTAAGGCGAGGCTCGATGTGGCCGACGATCAGGGGCGTCGTGCAGTGCACGTTGCAGCAGCGTGTTTATGTAAAGACGGTCTCTCTGCCCTTGTTCGAGCAGGTGCGGATATCAATGTGCGAGATAAGCTTGGGCGCCTGCCAATTCATTTTGCGGCTTCAGTATGCTTTGAGGACAACCTTGAATATTTGCTAGGCCGATTCGAAGACATCGACGTCAACGCAACAGACGATGACAATTGGACCCCGTTGATATGGGCAAGTCGGACGGGTTCCGTTTACAGTGCGGCCCAGTTGCGTGAAAGGGGTGCTGACGTATGGGTCCGAGGTAGAAGGCGAGTTGAAGACTCCAAGCCAGAGGATACGTGGTCGGCGTTAAAGATGGCTCGTTTCTCTGATAGGAGTTCTCGGTGGTATGAGCATCTCGCGCCCAAGGAAAGTACAAGAACCAACTCAGGTGGTGGTACCGAGGAATGGAACGATTCCCTCCACAGAAGTTTGCCGGGGGATCTGAAGGAGATTTTTTGTGAGAGTTGTTTGACG GAAATACGGGGGATTCGCTGGGAATGTCAACAATGCGCTGGTCAAATTTCCTTTTGCTTCAAGTGTTTCGGCCGTCGTGATGACATCCACGATACAGGTCATTCTTTTGAAGAGATAGGGCCTCTCTATAAACAGACAGTATTGGCGCAGCGCAGAGACTCTGTAGTAGATCCTGGTGACTTGGAAACAGACTTGAATTTGGCAGATGGTTCAAGATTGCgagaggagatggaagctgTAGTGGACGGCGAGCTTGACGCAATAGCTCCGGGGAATGAGGCTTCTAGTGACATAGACTTGGACTATCACAGCGAGGATACGGACTCAAGTTCCGAGTTCTGA